In Paenibacillus sonchi, a single genomic region encodes these proteins:
- the tsaB gene encoding tRNA (adenosine(37)-N6)-threonylcarbamoyltransferase complex dimerization subunit type 1 TsaB yields the protein MKKQNDEPRKRFLALDTSTAILGIAVTENGRLLHETNASGERNHSVHLLPIIEQALQATGTTPAMIGGIAVGLGPGSYTGTRIAVTAAKTLAWAWKVPVAGISTLQALAWGGLAAALKQQVEPSSAGEPAEQEPAGTGPDWIIPLLDARRGQAYTALFAADGEHAPRRLEPDAIRLMADWVLDLTDRLKQAEAEGRKPRAIWFVGETLLLGSGESAGPLREAGNVHVVPYELEGRWAGYLGEERLQAGSDDLHSLIPNYTQLSEAEANLRRNGEGSLNQ from the coding sequence ATGAAGAAGCAAAATGATGAGCCGCGCAAGCGGTTTTTGGCGCTGGATACATCCACAGCTATCCTTGGGATAGCGGTAACGGAAAATGGCAGGCTGCTGCATGAAACGAATGCCTCAGGGGAACGGAACCATTCCGTGCACCTGCTGCCGATTATTGAGCAGGCGCTTCAGGCTACCGGCACAACCCCCGCCATGATCGGCGGAATTGCAGTTGGGCTGGGGCCGGGTTCGTATACCGGAACACGCATCGCCGTAACTGCTGCCAAGACGCTGGCGTGGGCCTGGAAGGTGCCGGTAGCCGGCATCTCCACCCTGCAGGCGCTGGCCTGGGGCGGTTTGGCTGCTGCGCTGAAGCAGCAGGTGGAACCATCCAGCGCGGGGGAACCGGCGGAACAGGAACCGGCCGGGACTGGCCCGGACTGGATTATTCCGCTGCTGGATGCGCGCCGGGGGCAGGCCTACACCGCACTGTTCGCTGCGGACGGGGAGCATGCGCCCCGGAGACTGGAGCCGGATGCTATCCGGCTTATGGCCGACTGGGTGCTGGACCTGACGGATAGACTGAAGCAGGCGGAGGCAGAAGGCAGGAAGCCGCGCGCCATCTGGTTCGTCGGCGAGACGCTGCTGCTTGGCAGCGGCGAATCAGCCGGGCCGCTGCGGGAAGCAGGGAATGTTCACGTTGTGCCCTATGAGCTGGAAGGCCGCTGGGCGGGGTATTTAGGGGAAGAGCGCCTGCAAGCGGGAAGTGATGATCTGCACAGTCTAATCCCGAATTATACTCAGCTGTCCGAAGCGGAAGCCAATCTGCGCCGGAACGGTGAAGGGAGCCTGAATCAATAA
- the rimI gene encoding ribosomal protein S18-alanine N-acetyltransferase, which produces MMESEPVRDQSTELVFRLMKLVDIPDILIIEREAFTMPWTEEAFRNELTHNHFAKYMVMELHGHIIGYAGMWAIVDEAHVTNIALLEAYRGRKWGERLLDELMKTAAFLGMKSITLEVRVSNEVAQNLYRKKGFRPAGTRKGYYSDNREDALIMWADLPEYGEQGMMEGSVDLK; this is translated from the coding sequence ATGATGGAATCGGAGCCGGTAAGGGATCAGAGCACGGAGCTGGTGTTCCGCCTGATGAAGCTTGTAGATATTCCTGATATTCTGATTATTGAGCGGGAAGCCTTTACGATGCCTTGGACGGAGGAGGCCTTCCGCAACGAGCTGACCCACAATCATTTTGCCAAATATATGGTCATGGAGCTGCACGGGCATATTATTGGCTATGCGGGGATGTGGGCCATTGTCGACGAAGCCCATGTCACGAATATAGCGTTGCTTGAGGCGTACCGGGGACGCAAATGGGGCGAGAGACTGCTGGACGAGCTAATGAAGACGGCTGCTTTTTTGGGCATGAAGTCCATCACACTGGAGGTCCGGGTCTCGAACGAGGTCGCCCAGAATTTGTACCGCAAAAAAGGCTTCCGTCCGGCAGGCACCCGCAAAGGCTATTACTCGGATAATCGCGAGGATGCGCTGATTATGTGGGCGGATCTGCCGGAATACGGGGAGCAAGGCATGATGGAAGGAAGCGTGGATCTGAAATGA